The DNA region agccttggcgcaatgataaaattattaccatgtgactaaaaggtcacgggttcgaatcctgtaaACAACTTCTTGCAAAAAGTAAGATAAGACGTACAATGAATCCTTCTCTAggaccctatatatatatatatatatatatatatatatatatatatatatatatatatcagtgaCGCTATGCTGCGGACTGGAATTTGCGGATCGCTGCGGACTGCACTCGTGGCAAAGTCCGCGTCACGCTTTTTAATTTCCTTCTCGCCACAAGTCCCTGCAGAAACCTTCATCTTGCCTCccgacgctgtgccctagctcCTGCCCCAACTCgtcgcatcttcttcctcctgaCGCTGCCCCAAATtaccttttcctttttctcttggcGCTGTGCCCTACAGGCGCCTCTTCCTCCCGACCTGTGCCCTATTAATAAAATGAGCCTTttatttaaaaacaaaacaaaaatgaaaattgtATAAAACGGATTGACAAGTTTTGTAAGCTTAAAATCTAAAAAACTGAACATAAATAGAGAGAATTCTAAATTCCAAGGGTGTTTCTATATAGATGTAAAAATAAATTATTGCAAAGAAATTTAGGtgcattttttaaataaataaataaaattttgttgtATTTGCAACGGCAACGTGGAAGGGCTTCTATTTTCATTGACTTGACCAACGCCGGCGCCGAACCTCCTTCCTCGCCTCGCTTGCCGTTTCAACCACGTACCCGTAAAAAACCAAACGCGCTTTGAAATCGAAATGCTCTGCGGGACCCACGCCATAATAAAACCGTCGGGTTATTCATCGCGTTCGCAAATTGGAAATTATAATACCACAACTCCCAGCCCACGCCCTCCTCTCAAACGGCTATTTCCTTTTGCTCTCGGCAGTCGGCTCCGCTCCCTTCGGCTCCTCCTCGGCGTCGCTCCCATTTCTAGGGTTACGGTCGCCGGCGATTTCCTCGCTTATTATGCCGATTTGATCGCCTCCCTGGCTGGCGGATCAGTAGAGGATCGGTGGGTGCGACGATGAGGCGGTCGAGGCTGGAGCTGTCCTTTAATCCGTTTACTCGGAAGAGGTTCCTGCACTTTCTCCTTGTTCTCGGGATTCTCTACCTCTCTTTCCTCCTCCTGTGTGAGTTCCCCTTCGTATTCCACGGATTCACGCCGCTTGGCGCCGCGGGCGGCCTCCTCGGTGGCGACGCGGTGGCCCGTCGAGTCTCCCTGCAAAGCGAGGAGGACACCCAAGGGATCTATGCCCCTGTTCGTCCCTTTTTATTCCCTTATCGACCGGAAGTTTCCGCTGCAGCTCCTATCCCGCACTGCTTGCCGCTCGAGACTCTGAGCTCGCGATCGCTGATCGTTTCCGGTTTGGCGCAGTTGGAGCTCAACTCGAGCAGTAGGGGAGCCTTTTCGGATCTCCATAAGTCGGCGTGGGACGCGTGGGAGGTGGGGAGGAGGGTTTTTGAAGACCTCAAGGCTTCTCCGGCGCCGTCTGCTGCGGCTCCAACGCAGGGGATTCGGGTGGAACAGAACTGCCCGAACTCGATCATGTTGTCCGGAGCGGAGTTTCAGGAGCGAGGGAGATTGACGGTGCTTCCTTGTGGGCTGACGTTGGGGTCCCATATCACTCTGGTGGCAAGGCCACGCAGGGCGCACCCCGACTATGACCCAAAGATATCGGTTCTGAAGGACTCGGAGCAGGCCCCGATGGTTTCTCAGTTCATGATGGAGCTAAAGGGGCTTAAAACTGTGGATGGCGAAGACCCTCCAAGGATTCTCCACTTTAACCCCCGGTTAAAGGGCGATTGGAGCGGCAAGCCAGTGATGGAGCTGAACTCCTGCTACCGCATGCAGTGGGGGTCCGCTCAGCGATGTGAGGGCTGGAAGTCCAAGTCCAGCGAGGAGACAGGTATGGACATTCAGGATACTCGTTGGCGTAAATATCCAAATCCCATTTGTGAATTCTATTAGGAATTTTAGGCTAGTTTCTGATTATTTTTTGATGCTAAAAAATATCAATCTTCAatatgcatatgatatttttcattctttatcTGAATTGGATTGTCAAATGTTACAGTTGATGGTCTGGTTAAGTGTGAAGGGTGGACTCGAGATGAAGATACCCAGGTGGAAGAGACAAAGAAGTCATGGTGGTTTAAGAGATTAATTGGTCCGGCAAAAATCTCATTTGATTGGCCatatccatttgttgaagacaaATTGTTTGTTTTAACATTAACTGCTGGTTTAGAGGGTTATCATATTAATGTTGGTGGGAGGCATGTTGCATCCTTTCCATACCGTACTGTGAGTTTAGCTTAAAATCTTTCTCTCTAACTTCAAATTGACTTACTATAAGTtctatttttaaagttttgattcCTACAGAGTTTCGCCCTTGAAGATGCCACCGGCCTGTCATTGAATGGAGATCTCGACATTGAGTCAATATATGCTGTTTCATTGCCTGCTAGGCATCCTAGTTTTTCCCTGAAAAGGGAACTGGAGATGTCTGCTCAGTGGCAGGCTCCTCCACTTACTGATGAGCCTATAGAACTTTTCATCGGCATCCTTTCTGCAGGAAACCATTTTGCAGAACGTATGGCAGTCAGAAAATCGTGGATGTCTGCATTAACTAGATCATCAAATGTGCTGGCAAGGTTCTTTGTTGCGCTGGTAATTTTTTGTAGTTGCTTGTTAAATTCAGTTATTTTAGGTTATCATCTTGTGACACATTTCTGGACAGAATGGAAGAAAGGAGGTGAACATGCAATTAAAACTGGAAGCAGAATTCTTTGGGGATATTGTTATAGTACCTTACATGGACAGTTATGATCTAGTTGTTTTGAAGACTGTTGCTATCTGTGAGTATGGGGTAAGTCCTATTGGATGTTAAAATTTACTGCTGGAGCTTTAATCATAATTGTAAATTAGTTGGTAATAATTATACTTCTTTTGTCCTCTGCAAAAATAGGTTCGAAAAGTATCCGCCAAATATATTATGAAGTGTGATGATGACACATTTGTGAGGCTTGACTCAGTACTCAAGGAAGTGAATAAAATCCCATCCGATAGAAGCCTTTACATTGGGAATATTAATTATTACCACAAGCCTCTTCGCTTTGGGAAATGGGCTGTGACATATGAGGTATGTACTTTCTTCTGCTCATGTTTCATTTCTATGGTAATTAGATTTTGCAAGCTCCTAAACAAGCCTCCTGATGCTTTATGGCAAGAGGAGGAATGTGCTATTTATTATATTTCTGAAGGTTTGAAAAAACATGTGCAAAGATACGTGGTTGAGCCACGACAAAATGTggtccatttttttaaaaaatagcatTGGTTATATTGCAGAAAGGCACAAAGTTAGCATCTACTATAGAATACATCAGATTAATCAACCTAATCAATTATGGTAAGGAAAACTTTGCATCTATTACTTAATAATTAAACGAATCATGCTAACTAATCAAATGTCATATAGATATTTTGTATATGAATGAAGGCAATAGATATAACACGAAACAGAAATATACAGTGAATGCTAATCAACCATGATAATTTGCATGTCTAGCTAAGCATGCATATAACATATaacttttttcaaaatttcaaaagaaCCTGACAGGACTCCTAGTTTTAAATTTCTCCCAAACAGAGTTTCCAAACATGACTCTTCTTTCTTTCATTTTCCCATCTTTAGATTGACTGTAATAAAAATTGTCAATCTGAACGTAGCAATAGCACTGATAATGAGAGAGGAATGATGATAGTGAGCAATTAATTGGTGATTACACATTCTCAGGATTATGAAAGCATTTTTCATATATAACAAATGTTCTAACTATTTTTGTGGGTACACTTAATGCTTCACCTTTTTCTAAATGATGGCCACTTATTCACTGTATGGTTAGTGGTTATCTCACCACAAGCGACATGCATACTTAACTTTTTAAATCCATATGGTTGAAGCAACGTTTTGAGGTTAGATTCATCTTTCTTTTCAGTTGTTTGTTTTACTTATAGAAGCCCCCAGCCCTTGTAGACTGCTATGGCAGATCCCACAGACAATATCCAATCGATGTTACTTAGTACATGGTGTGTTACATATTCATAGCAACTTTGGCTCTCTAGTTGATTGAAAGAACTTGGAAATTTCACTATTTGGAATTTTAtcatgttaatatttttttacataaaaAGCAAATCAATAGATTCACCTAAGGATAGCACAGAGGACATGCTCACATTTTGGAGAAGATACTTAGGAGAATCATCTAAGATGCAATGAATTCAATCCTTTCTTTGCTTGGTTGCTTCTTATCTTCCtttttctccttttcctctctttttcttccttttttctgTTCTTTCCTATCTCCAGATTTctaatgatatatttttttatatagtttaGTAACATTAAATTTCTATCTTTCAGGAATGGCCAGAGGAGAACTACCCACATTATGCTAATGGTCCAGGCTATGTTATATCTTCTGATATTGCAAATTATGTTGTTTCGGAGTTTGAAAAGCATACACTGAGAGTAAGCTCCTATCTTGATTTTAACAGATCAGTTCAATACTTCATTTTGTAACAAATATATGCTAATTACATTTTTATATAAACTTCTGCCTGCCACACTGTTAAATGAATTCCAAGTCATCAATTAGGGACATGTTTATTAAGCTGACAAATCAATATGCCTCATTGACTACCAAGTGGTTAGTTCCTCGAGAAAGCTTAACTCATTATTAAATTGAAAATTTGGAGATTGGATTAAGAAGAAAGCTGAAGAATACAAAAACTTTTGGAGTAGCCTGCTGTAATTTACATGGTGCATTGACCATACAAGTCAGCTTAGCAACACATAATAAGCAAGTTAGTAGTCCAAGAGAAGACTAACAGTTAATATACACATAATGTATGACACAGAGACAAGTTCTCCTGTTTCAGATTGACATCATGACTTTGTTAAAGTTGGTGGATATGTAGTACCTGGAGTCACTTGTAATTCACATTAGGATCCAAATTATAGTTTCTATCAGAATTCTCTATTTTATTTATAATCCATTGCATTGTATCACACAACATACAAAATGCCTAATAACACTTCTCCAAAGTAATATATTCTTCTTGACACTTGACAAATAACACTGTTCCAAAGTAATATACTCTTGCTCTTGAACATTGAACAgccgtttttttttttgttgtgcgtgtgtttttcatttttgttttttaatCACACAACATACAAAATGCCTAATAACACTTCTCCAAAGTAATATATTTTTCTTGACACTTGACAAATAACACTGTTCCAAAGTAATATACTCTTGCTCTTGAACATTGAACAACCGTTTTTTTTTGTTGTGCGTGTGTTTtccattttttacttttttaagcAACATTCACATTTCCATTTTAAAAGTGCCACTTGAACTCATTCCTTAGAAAATGTAAAAATATCCCTAACTTTTGCGGACTGCATTTTATGGGATAGCAAAATCTTTAATTATAGCTTAGACTATATGCAAGTAAATATGCCTGAAAAATGATAGACCTTTAAAGGATCACTGGTACAAGTTTTAGGATACTGCAGCTATTCTTTCTTGCACGTGTGGCATTGCTGTAACTTGTTTACTCTTGTGCAGTTATTCAAGATGGAAGACGTGAGCATGGGCATGTGGGTGGAGAAGTTCAACATTACTAAGAACCCCGTGGAGTACGTCCACAACCTCAAATTTTGCCAGTTCGGTTGCATTAACGATTACTACACCGCTCATTACCAGTCCCCTAGGCAAATGATGTGCATGTGGGAGAAACTGCAGGCAGGAAAACCTCAATGTTGCGACATGAGATGACGATAGCTGTGCAAGCATCCTTCACCACCAGCAGCTCAGAAGCCAATTTTGCAAGTTATAACAGAGCAGAGGCTCGAGCCATCTCCAATCCTAGAGAGTCATGTGTATGGTACGTCAAGGTATGATTTAGTGCAAGCATCCCTTGCCAGATTCATTTATTATTTCGTCCTTTTGGGTTGATTTGGGAAGAAAGGAGGGAACTGGACTAGGAATATGAACTGATGTTTTGGTAGGTCTCTACCATGAGCTACGTAGGATGTAATTTAATGTAATACACATTGGAGATTTGATTTCAACGAGTCCCCTAATGCAAAAGTATTACATTTGACTGATTGTTGGGCTCTACTCTTTCCTGTTCTTCATGAGCCTATTTGGTTCACAATGATTGATCACACTGCCTGATTCATTTTGACTGATTGTTGGGCTTCTACTCTTTCCTGTTCTTCATGAGCCTATTTGGATCACAATGATTGATCAGACTGCAATTTTGACCACATAAGACTAATCGGCTCGTAGCCCTCCCAGATCATATATGTGCCATCCTTATTGGAAGTTAAAATGATGATGTTATAGACATGAGATATTCATCTCGACTTGATGTCTCAAAATTCTTGATCCTGAAAAAAAATGATCGAACTAAGCTGCTTAGAGTTCTGAGCAGTATCAATTGGAACTGATTAATACCACTAGTTTACTCATCCAATGATCTGCAAAAAGTAGTGCTTGGTAAGTAAATAAAGTTCAATATTGAAGCAAATGTGAAATATTATGCAGTCACATTTTAGGGAGTGATATGACTGAACTCAAATAGGATCAGAGACATTTCATAGTAGAGCTGAATTGAAATCACACACAATGCAGAAGCCAAATGGCTTTAGCAACCTAAAGCCCACCTAATGAAGACGACAACAACACTAAGGCCAACTTAACAAAGAAATGATAAGCCGACCTACATAAGGAACCTTCATGCCTTGATTGTCACACTGCACAGGCACAAGCCGGAGGGCTTCAGTGAAGACCTCTGCCATTCAGATCCTACTGGAGCATCAGGATCATAGAGCAGTGTTTGATATCCAGGCGTTTCTTCGAGCGCAAAAAGTAACAACTTGTGGTTAAATATCCCAAAGCGGAATGCAATGGATGAGCTACCAGTAACAGGCACTGGAACTTTATTCCAAGAACTATCAACCGGATTAAATATTGCTAACTTTCTCTGGTTCTTCCACTCGATACAGAACAGTTTGTTGTCGAGCACAGCATGTGCGGTGACCATAACACATCCGCTTCTCATCTCATTCCACGAGTGGCTTTCTGGATGATACACATTCACAAACTTGGTATTACCAATTGTGAAGCTAGATCGGCCACCCATCACGTAAAGTTTGTCTTCAAAGCTGCAAGCAAAGCAACCCCACCTTGGGCAACGAAGACTTTCGATTATGGTCCACTTATTTATGCTTGGGTCATACACTTCGACACTTGATAAGCAATCACCATGAGAATCAATTCCACCTACAGCGTATATAAAACCATCAAGCTCGGCACAGGCAAAGTCACAACGagcaatattcatcttggtcaATGTGCTCCATCTGTAAAAAAGAAACGCTTCATTAGATTAATATTTGTGGACTGATAATGTGCAGTAGAGCAGTACTGAATGAATCAATTAATCATGATAAACAAAGTGCCATGATATATTCATTGCTTGATTACATCAAATTGGTAATTGATGTAGGACCACCCCTTGAATTTTAAAGGGTTATAACTTTTAACTCGGAACTCGAAATAAAGCTCTGTCGGTGGCCACACATGCAGAATTTAGAGATCTACAATTGTTAGAGGGAATCCGTAACCGCTAAGTTTTGATCTCAAAAAATAATGTTTAGGCCTTCGTCGGAGCCTCCgaagattttattactatttttagtaatttttatttttatgatattaaaGTATTTTTGATATTCATAGATTAGGATTTAGGGTCTTGTTTATTAATTTCGATTTCTGTCaagaaatttccttttctttatgaGATAGGAATTAATGTCCATAAATTgagattttctttcttttctttgttttagGGTTTAGAATCTATATAAACACCTATTTAGTCGTATGAGGATTCATCCCTCAATTAttaacaaaattttctttttttagcaAATGATGAATTTTCTCCTTGATTTCTTCAGGCTCTACTCAATTCCTTCTCATTAGCCCGTAGATAATCGCTATCATGTCTGACGTCAGTAATCAATCTGTTACACATCGTGTCAACTTAAGAGGGATCTTTTAAATCTAGTAGGTTGACTTGACTTTGAGCAACTTTATGTTCACTATATAAATGTTGAGTTGCTTTTTTCTTTTAAGCAattgttttttttatgttttagcAATCATATTCTATGAAGCGATTTACAATGATACTTTGATTCTACTCTCCTAAAAGGAACATCAGCTCTCACAATTCTATAAAACCACCA from Zingiber officinale cultivar Zhangliang chromosome 4B, Zo_v1.1, whole genome shotgun sequence includes:
- the LOC121976991 gene encoding hydroxyproline O-galactosyltransferase GALT6-like, which encodes MRRSRLELSFNPFTRKRFLHFLLVLGILYLSFLLLCEFPFVFHGFTPLGAAGGLLGGDAVARRVSLQSEEDTQGIYAPVRPFLFPYRPEVSAAAPIPHCLPLETLSSRSLIVSGLAQLELNSSSRGAFSDLHKSAWDAWEVGRRVFEDLKASPAPSAAAPTQGIRVEQNCPNSIMLSGAEFQERGRLTVLPCGLTLGSHITLVARPRRAHPDYDPKISVLKDSEQAPMVSQFMMELKGLKTVDGEDPPRILHFNPRLKGDWSGKPVMELNSCYRMQWGSAQRCEGWKSKSSEETVDGLVKCEGWTRDEDTQVEETKKSWWFKRLIGPAKISFDWPYPFVEDKLFVLTLTAGLEGYHINVGGRHVASFPYRTSFALEDATGLSLNGDLDIESIYAVSLPARHPSFSLKRELEMSAQWQAPPLTDEPIELFIGILSAGNHFAERMAVRKSWMSALTRSSNVLARFFVALNGRKEVNMQLKLEAEFFGDIVIVPYMDSYDLVVLKTVAICEYGVRKVSAKYIMKCDDDTFVRLDSVLKEVNKIPSDRSLYIGNINYYHKPLRFGKWAVTYEEWPEENYPHYANGPGYVISSDIANYVVSEFEKHTLRLFKMEDVSMGMWVEKFNITKNPVEYVHNLKFCQFGCINDYYTAHYQSPRQMMCMWEKLQAGKPQCCDMR
- the LOC121976992 gene encoding F-box/kelch-repeat protein At1g67480-like, with the translated sequence MLDLAMPGFFGVQKRLADAEVRLNVSIQSNLATQKFSAGFSLQAQQNPNCPIIPGLPDDVAKFCLVLLPRKQLPVIGAVCKRWRSFIKSKEFLVIRKEAGKIEEWLYILTGDLDGSGNHWEVLSGLGDNRMVLPPMPGSKKAGFGIAVIDAYLFVIAGYSVDIGKECVSNDVYQYDSRLNRWSTLTKMNIARCDFACAELDGFIYAVGGIDSHGDCLSSVEVYDPSINKWTIIESLRCPRWGCFACSFEDKLYVMGGRSSFTIGNTKFVNVYHPESHSWNEMRSGCVMVTAHAVLDNKLFCIEWKNQRKLAIFNPVDSSWNKVPVPVTGSSSIAFRFGIFNHKLLLFALEETPGYQTLLYDPDAPVGSEWQRSSLKPSGLCLCSVTIKA